Proteins from a genomic interval of Amphiura filiformis chromosome 9, Afil_fr2py, whole genome shotgun sequence:
- the LOC140161165 gene encoding mitochondrial import inner membrane translocase subunit Tim10 B-like, whose product MQVNPDEAGRRNLRDFLQMYNKFTEECFTRCIQNLNYRAVTPEEQACTDRCATKLVNINHRLIWKYMEINPLNKQLAQLEAQAAQEQQQQVDGTATQGDVPQNLAAQVKDVFGEETQITDNLKNVVDGDKTVVSQSTNVDSNSMIKASTDSSTSSQVSENS is encoded by the exons CTGAGAGATTTCCTACAGATGTATAACAAGTTCACAGAAGAATGCTTCACAAGATGTATCCAGAATCTCAACTACCGTGCGGTGACACCAGAGGAG CAAGCCTGTACAGACAGATGTGCAACCAAACTCGTCAACATCAACCACCGCCTCATATGGAAATACATGGAAATCAACCCACTTAATAAACAATTAGCCCAATTAGAAGCCCAAGCAGCACAGGAACAACAGCAGCAGGTGGATGGTACTGCCACTCAGGGTGATGTACCACAGAATCTTGCAGCTCAAGTGAAAGATGTATTTGGTGAAGAGACACAGATTACGGACAATTTAAAGAATGTTGTTGATGGTGATAAGACTGTAGTATCTCAATCAACTAATGTAGATTCAAATAGCATGATTAAAGCATCCACAGACTCTTCAACATCATCGCAAGTTTCTGAAAATTCATGA